The Methanoregula boonei 6A8 genome has a window encoding:
- a CDS encoding KUP/HAK/KT family potassium transporter: MLRDHVAMPSVVKSMGLVFGDIGTSPIYTFTAIFLLIPPTPQNVMGILSLIFWTLTILVTVQYTFLAMHMGKKGEGGTIVLKEILLPMLKSGNQIAFVSLLSIIGISLFIGDGVITPAISILSAVEGVLLIPGFEQTAQIFLMLAAAIITICLFAFQARGTEKVAWAFGPVMVVWFAVLAVSGVVALCLAPQVLFAVNPMYAADYLLHNGLAGFLILSSVILCATGGEALYADMGHLGREPIVKAWHLVFFALVINYFGQGAFLMANPNSQNVLFDMIFSEAKFLYIPFLLLSIAATVIASQAMISGIFSIVYQGITTRILPLLHIEYTSPHLRSQIYIDVVNWMLLFAVLLVIMVFRSSNSLTHAYGLAVCGTMMITSIFILWILVLRGELIKSIIAGGVLVVTTSFLISNLHKIPSGGYWSLIIAAIPLGIILIYTNGQRQLASSLKPVPIEDFLPEFNKVYASVNKISGSALYFARDFRRLPQYIPRTMFVNNIVYEENIVISIIRTEQPFGVTWGVTRELTKGLSIFEIYLGYMEIVDISKILKEADIDEKTIFYGMEDIATNHVVWKIFGAIKHLTPSVVQFYRLPADKIHGVVTRVEM; the protein is encoded by the coding sequence ATGCTTCGGGATCACGTTGCGATGCCTTCGGTTGTCAAATCGATGGGCCTCGTTTTTGGCGATATCGGTACCAGCCCCATCTATACCTTCACCGCGATCTTCCTTTTGATCCCCCCCACCCCCCAGAACGTTATGGGCATCCTCTCGCTTATTTTCTGGACGCTCACGATCCTCGTTACCGTGCAGTACACCTTCCTTGCCATGCACATGGGGAAGAAAGGCGAAGGCGGGACCATTGTACTCAAGGAGATCCTGCTGCCGATGTTAAAGTCCGGCAACCAGATCGCGTTTGTCTCGCTCCTGTCCATCATAGGCATCTCCCTTTTTATCGGGGATGGCGTGATCACCCCGGCGATCAGTATCCTTTCGGCAGTTGAAGGTGTGCTCCTCATCCCGGGTTTTGAGCAGACTGCCCAGATCTTCCTCATGCTTGCCGCGGCAATCATCACCATCTGCCTGTTTGCCTTCCAGGCCCGGGGGACCGAGAAGGTGGCCTGGGCCTTTGGCCCGGTGATGGTGGTCTGGTTTGCAGTCCTTGCGGTCTCGGGTGTGGTGGCCCTCTGCCTGGCCCCGCAGGTGCTCTTTGCCGTCAACCCGATGTACGCGGCAGACTATCTCCTCCATAACGGCCTTGCGGGCTTTTTGATCCTCTCTTCCGTTATCCTCTGTGCCACCGGGGGCGAGGCGCTCTATGCCGATATGGGACACTTGGGCCGGGAGCCCATTGTCAAGGCCTGGCACCTGGTCTTTTTTGCGCTTGTGATCAACTACTTTGGCCAGGGCGCTTTCCTGATGGCCAACCCCAACTCCCAGAACGTGCTCTTCGATATGATCTTCTCCGAGGCAAAATTCCTCTACATCCCGTTCCTGCTCCTGAGTATTGCCGCGACCGTGATCGCATCGCAGGCCATGATCTCAGGGATCTTCTCCATTGTGTACCAGGGGATCACGACCCGTATCCTCCCGCTCCTGCACATCGAGTACACCTCCCCGCACCTCCGTTCCCAGATTTATATCGACGTGGTGAACTGGATGCTCCTCTTTGCGGTGCTCCTGGTCATTATGGTCTTTAGGTCCTCGAACAGCCTTACCCATGCCTACGGCCTGGCCGTCTGCGGTACCATGATGATCACCAGTATCTTCATCCTCTGGATCCTGGTGCTCCGCGGGGAGCTCATCAAAAGCATCATTGCGGGCGGCGTGCTGGTCGTGACCACCTCGTTTTTGATCTCCAACCTCCATAAGATCCCGAGTGGCGGGTACTGGTCGCTCATTATCGCAGCAATACCGCTTGGGATCATCCTGATTTACACAAACGGCCAGCGCCAGCTGGCAAGCTCCCTCAAGCCCGTGCCTATCGAGGATTTCCTGCCGGAGTTCAACAAGGTCTATGCATCGGTGAACAAAATCTCGGGCTCCGCCCTGTACTTTGCCCGGGACTTCCGGCGCCTCCCGCAGTACATCCCCCGGACAATGTTTGTCAACAACATCGTGTACGAGGAGAACATTGTCATCTCGATCATCCGCACCGAGCAGCCGTTCGGGGTGACCTGGGGTGTGACCCGGGAGCTCACCAAAGGGCTCTCGATCTTCGAGATTTACCTCGGCTACATGGAGATCGTGGATATCTCAAAGATCCTAAAAGAGGCCGACATCGACGAGAAGACCATCTTCTACGGGATGGAGGATATCGCCAC
- a CDS encoding AI-2E family transporter has protein sequence MECPDREYYPFLVVLFLTLLALVIFWPVLDMVVLSASLAVVLMPVHHRLMRSVPAVVSAAALTIALFTLVAAAAYCTDLVLRQNAGLINQIFGTIGTWLANPATQPGAFGVSISKDTLLFWVAKGNALFVNYWATITANILLIVFKGLVFFLSFFLFLLRGIALRDRIFRHLPVQVRSYCELLTPVTVDTLYVIYIVQFAIAALTFVISLPVFYLLGYGNILFYSFLAAFCELIPILGSSVAFIIVGAYSLALGDLRGLLIMVILGYIVVSALPEIYIRPVLVGRRVKINPVIMFVGLIGGLLTLGLAGFVLGPLIIVLVMKSYRIWTDERKGSKEPQDAGDDGEAGQ, from the coding sequence ATGGAGTGCCCTGACCGGGAGTACTACCCGTTTCTTGTGGTCCTGTTTCTTACCCTGCTGGCCCTGGTCATCTTCTGGCCGGTGCTTGATATGGTGGTACTCTCGGCTTCCCTGGCAGTTGTGCTGATGCCGGTACACCACCGGCTCATGCGCTCGGTGCCTGCTGTGGTCTCGGCAGCAGCGCTCACGATTGCGCTCTTTACCCTGGTGGCAGCGGCAGCATACTGCACCGATCTCGTCCTCCGGCAGAATGCCGGGCTCATCAACCAGATCTTTGGTACCATCGGAACATGGCTTGCGAACCCGGCCACGCAGCCGGGGGCGTTCGGGGTCTCGATCAGCAAGGACACGCTCCTTTTCTGGGTGGCCAAGGGTAACGCCCTCTTTGTCAATTACTGGGCCACCATCACGGCAAATATCCTTCTGATTGTTTTTAAGGGCCTTGTCTTTTTCCTCTCCTTCTTCCTCTTTTTGCTCCGGGGCATTGCCCTCAGGGACCGGATCTTCCGGCACCTTCCTGTGCAGGTGCGGAGTTACTGCGAGCTGCTCACCCCGGTGACGGTTGACACCCTGTACGTGATCTATATTGTCCAGTTTGCAATTGCTGCCCTGACCTTCGTTATCTCCCTGCCGGTCTTCTACCTGCTCGGGTACGGGAACATCCTCTTTTACTCATTCCTGGCCGCTTTCTGCGAGCTCATCCCTATCCTTGGCTCGTCAGTTGCCTTCATCATTGTCGGAGCCTACTCGCTTGCGCTTGGGGACCTGCGGGGCCTGCTCATCATGGTCATCCTGGGGTATATCGTAGTCTCGGCTCTCCCTGAGATCTATATCCGCCCGGTGCTTGTCGGCCGCCGGGTGAAGATCAACCCGGTGATCATGTTTGTCGGGCTCATCGGCGGGCTCCTGACGCTTGGCCTTGCCGGGTTTGTTCTTGGGCCGCTCATTATCGTGCTCGTGATGAAGAGCTACCGGATCTGGACTGACGAGCGCAAAGGGTCAAAAGAGCCGCAGGATGCAGGGGACGACGGGGAAGCAGGGCAGTAG